From one Cyanobacterium stanieri PCC 7202 genomic stretch:
- a CDS encoding hypothetical protein (KEGG: cyt:cce_3998 hypothetical protein~SPTR: Putative uncharacterized protein) translates to MNTSTLPKSSLKIRGVQYRDLSAIASLLQERLSLENNYRFVSLLEQVQKYQSCYGLLQVAKMLPSSWNRDFYVYVAEKDGQIQGLIQVAPFNQNRSTWKVELVLINYNTSLSHLLIGNCSIGSQLLRYCFEKIWEARTWILEVNINEKSTLGLYRENGFQPLAQMTNWECSPEILTKLGEQEPSLPNLLPVSNADSRLLYQLDCVSLPPTIRQVFDLHVEDFKTSFFNYVSEAIKSLWSKEETVRAYVFEPQRKAAIGYFQLTISQNGAKPHQADLTVHPAYTWLYPKLLTQMASVIQKFPEQSLLLSSADFQPEREEYLEKIGAERIEQNLLMSRSVWHKLRESKPLESLNLQEVLQGLKPSRPAIPTHWQPSTIENPIYPSSPLHHQKDENHQAE, encoded by the coding sequence ATGAATACATCTACATTACCTAAATCCAGTTTAAAGATTCGAGGGGTACAGTATCGAGATCTAAGTGCGATCGCCTCTTTGCTCCAAGAAAGACTATCATTAGAAAATAACTATCGTTTTGTTTCTCTCTTAGAACAAGTACAAAAATACCAAAGTTGTTATGGGTTGTTGCAGGTTGCCAAAATGTTGCCCTCGAGTTGGAATCGAGACTTTTATGTCTATGTGGCAGAAAAAGATGGACAAATTCAGGGCTTAATTCAAGTGGCACCTTTCAATCAAAATCGTAGTACTTGGAAGGTGGAACTGGTGTTAATCAATTATAATACATCTTTGAGTCATTTACTAATCGGTAACTGTAGCATTGGCTCTCAATTATTACGTTATTGTTTCGAGAAAATTTGGGAAGCAAGAACATGGATACTAGAGGTGAATATCAATGAAAAAAGTACCCTCGGATTATATCGAGAAAATGGTTTTCAACCCCTTGCCCAAATGACTAATTGGGAATGTAGTCCAGAAATTTTAACAAAATTAGGAGAACAAGAGCCGAGTTTACCCAACCTTTTGCCTGTGAGTAATGCTGATTCTCGGTTACTCTATCAGTTAGATTGTGTTTCTTTACCCCCTACCATTAGACAGGTTTTTGATCTTCATGTGGAGGATTTCAAAACGAGCTTTTTTAACTATGTTTCTGAAGCGATTAAGTCTTTATGGAGTAAGGAAGAGACGGTGAGGGCTTATGTTTTTGAGCCCCAGAGAAAAGCTGCCATTGGTTATTTTCAGTTAACTATCTCCCAAAATGGTGCGAAACCCCATCAAGCTGATTTAACGGTGCATCCTGCCTATACATGGTTATATCCAAAACTCTTGACTCAAATGGCTTCAGTAATTCAAAAATTTCCTGAGCAATCTTTGTTATTATCTTCAGCGGATTTTCAACCAGAAAGGGAAGAATATCTGGAAAAAATTGGGGCGGAAAGAATAGAGCAAAATCTGCTTATGTCTCGCTCGGTATGGCATAAATTAAGAGAGTCAAAACCTTTGGAGTCTTTAAATTTACAGGAAGTTTTACAGGGCTTAAAACCTTCTCGCCCCGCTATTCCTACCCATTGGCAACCCTCTACCATTGAAAATCCTATTTATCCTTCTTCTCCTTTACATCATCAAAAAGATGAAAATCATCAGGCTGAGTAG
- a CDS encoding SSU ribosomal protein S7P (PFAM: Ribosomal protein S7p/S5e~TIGRFAM: ribosomal protein S7, bacterial/organelle~COGs: COG0049 Ribosomal protein S7~InterPro IPR005717:IPR000235:IPR020606~KEGG: cyc:PCC7424_0051 30S ribosomal protein S7~PFAM: ribosomal protein S7~SPTR: 30S ribosomal protein S7;~TIGRFAM: ribosomal protein S7) has product MSRRSKAKVVDVPPDAVYNSRLVSMTIRRIMKDGKKSLAARILYDAMAIIGERTGADPMETFEQAIKNLTPLVEVKARRVGGATYQVPMEVRPSRGSSLALRWLIQFSRKRSGRTMSMKLANEIMDAANETGGAIKKREETHKMAEANKAFAHYRY; this is encoded by the coding sequence ATGTCTCGTAGAAGTAAAGCTAAAGTGGTGGACGTTCCACCCGATGCAGTATATAACAGTCGTTTAGTCAGCATGACTATTCGTCGCATCATGAAAGATGGCAAAAAATCTTTAGCCGCTAGAATTCTTTATGATGCCATGGCCATTATCGGCGAAAGAACTGGTGCTGATCCCATGGAAACCTTTGAACAAGCCATTAAAAACTTAACTCCCTTAGTGGAAGTTAAAGCTAGAAGGGTAGGTGGTGCAACTTACCAAGTACCCATGGAAGTAAGACCTTCTCGTGGTAGCAGTCTCGCCCTTCGCTGGTTGATTCAGTTCTCCCGCAAAAGAAGCGGTAGAACTATGTCCATGAAACTCGCTAATGAAATCATGGATGCAGCCAATGAGACTGGTGGCGCTATCAAGAAAAGAGAAGAAACTCATAAAATGGCAGAAGCAAACAAAGCATTTGCTCATTACAGATACTAA
- a CDS encoding hypothetical protein (KEGG: cyh:Cyan8802_0272 hypothetical protein~SPTR: Putative uncharacterized protein): MLEAMTSYLTEGFARIFSAQENEVPEIGVQPFECMPYTQEKKA; the protein is encoded by the coding sequence ATGTTAGAAGCAATGACCAGTTATTTAACAGAAGGTTTTGCCAGAATTTTTAGCGCTCAGGAAAATGAGGTTCCTGAAATAGGAGTGCAACCTTTTGAATGTATGCCCTACACGCAGGAAAAGAAAGCGTAA
- a CDS encoding amine oxidase (PFAM: Flavin containing amine oxidoreductase~COGs: COG3380 NAD/FAD-dependent oxidoreductase~InterPro IPR002937~KEGG: ftn:FTN_1621 NAD/FAD-dependent oxidoreductase~PFAM: amine oxidase~SPTR: Putative uncharacterized protein) yields the protein MTNKIAIIGAGISGLTLATTLQEKGIDAQVFDKGRGVGGRMSSRRTDWGYIDHGTQYFSLSNNQLKEFIKIYGDVLKPWQGKFASWENGVFEKDDSPKIKYVPDKAMNNLCKFLGGDITVKLKTRICSIVKVDDSWTLRDEQNHCYGDFDGVIITAPPYQTANLLPDDCLFKAEIAQIKMFPCFSLMVIPETKINLPFTGVKFKHPILGWISDNDTKPHRGDGGAIVIQSNFTYAMAHLGDDREAIAGELLRATEQVLNVRFSSFKYYSLHLWRYALPQQSSDKGYFYDPQTGLGVCGDWCLSGKVEGAFLSARAIALKIN from the coding sequence ATGACTAACAAAATAGCGATTATTGGCGCAGGTATTTCAGGATTAACTTTAGCAACCACACTTCAGGAAAAGGGCATCGATGCTCAAGTTTTTGATAAGGGGCGCGGGGTAGGTGGCAGAATGTCCAGTCGTCGCACCGACTGGGGTTATATTGATCATGGAACCCAGTATTTTAGCCTTAGTAATAATCAATTAAAGGAATTTATTAAAATCTACGGTGATGTATTAAAACCTTGGCAGGGAAAATTTGCCAGTTGGGAAAATGGTGTTTTTGAGAAAGACGATTCTCCCAAAATCAAATATGTTCCAGATAAAGCAATGAATAATTTGTGTAAATTTTTGGGAGGGGATATTACTGTAAAGCTCAAAACGAGAATTTGTTCGATAGTTAAGGTTGATGATAGTTGGACTTTGAGGGATGAACAAAATCACTGTTATGGCGATTTTGATGGAGTAATAATTACCGCCCCTCCTTATCAAACCGCTAATTTGTTGCCTGATGATTGCCTTTTTAAGGCAGAAATTGCTCAGATAAAAATGTTTCCCTGTTTTTCATTAATGGTCATTCCCGAGACAAAAATTAATTTACCTTTTACGGGGGTTAAGTTTAAGCATCCTATACTGGGGTGGATTAGTGATAATGATACTAAACCCCATCGTGGTGATGGTGGTGCCATCGTTATTCAGTCTAATTTTACCTATGCTATGGCACATTTAGGAGATGATAGAGAAGCCATCGCAGGGGAGTTGTTGAGGGCAACGGAGCAGGTTTTAAATGTCAGGTTTTCTTCATTTAAATATTATTCTCTCCATTTGTGGCGTTATGCCCTTCCCCAACAATCTAGTGATAAAGGTTATTTTTATGATCCTCAGACGGGTTTGGGAGTATGTGGGGATTGGTGCTTATCTGGTAAAGTCGAAGGGGCTTTTCTTAGTGCAAGGGCGATCGCCCTTAAGATAAACTAA
- a CDS encoding hypothetical protein (KEGG: syn:slr1601 hypothetical protein~SPTR: Slr1601 protein): MPMNNIKPFNKNQSSTNVIDIVSLERQEKEAKKNLKKYCLYRSLENIFKIGINVSIISLSITSVQRLIPYNEIQQHQINQIQEEINKVSPRVERLEENFGATFDPRLTKRVMKENTYKVDPTLRPIFFTETQQP, from the coding sequence ATGCCGATGAATAACATCAAACCCTTTAACAAAAACCAATCTTCAACCAATGTCATTGACATAGTCTCACTCGAACGACAGGAAAAAGAAGCGAAAAAAAATCTTAAAAAATATTGCCTTTATCGTAGCCTAGAAAATATTTTCAAAATAGGTATCAACGTAAGTATTATTTCCCTCTCCATTACCAGCGTCCAGAGACTAATACCCTATAATGAGATTCAGCAACATCAAATCAATCAAATTCAAGAAGAAATTAATAAAGTTTCTCCCAGAGTAGAAAGACTAGAAGAAAATTTCGGAGCAACATTCGATCCTCGATTGACAAAAAGAGTCATGAAAGAAAATACTTATAAAGTCGATCCAACCCTAAGACCTATTTTTTTCACCGAAACACAACAACCCTAA
- a CDS encoding LSU ribosomal protein L35P (PFAM: Ribosomal protein L35~TIGRFAM: ribosomal protein L35~InterPro IPR001706:IPR021137:IPR018265~KEGG: syn:ssl1426 50S ribosomal protein L35~PFAM: Ribosomal protein L35~SPTR: 50S ribosomal protein L35;~TIGRFAM: ribosomal protein L35~manually curated), giving the protein MPKVKTKKSAAKRFRITGSGKKIMRRKANKNHLLEHKSAEQKRRRLSNMTLVHESDEKEVRLMLPYGTNR; this is encoded by the coding sequence ATGCCTAAAGTAAAAACTAAAAAGTCTGCTGCTAAACGTTTTCGCATTACTGGAAGCGGAAAGAAAATTATGCGCCGTAAAGCCAATAAAAATCACTTATTAGAACACAAAAGCGCAGAACAAAAGCGTCGTCGTCTCAGCAACATGACTTTGGTTCATGAAAGTGATGAAAAAGAAGTGCGTTTAATGCTTCCCTACGGCACTAACAGATAG
- a CDS encoding SSU ribosomal protein S12P (PFAM: Ribosomal protein S12~TIGRFAM: ribosomal protein S12, bacterial/organelle~COGs: COG0048 Ribosomal protein S12~InterPro IPR005679:IPR006032~KEGG: cyc:PCC7424_0052 30S ribosomal protein S12~PFAM: ribosomal protein S12/S23~SPTR: 30S ribosomal protein S12;~TIGRFAM: ribosomal protein S12): MPTIQQLIRSERSSIQKKTKSPALKECPQRRGVCTRVYTTTPKKPNSALRKVARVRLTSGFEVTAYIPGIGHNLQEHSVVLIRGGRVKDLPGVRYHIVRGTLDATGVKDRKQGRSKYGAKRPKA; encoded by the coding sequence ATGCCAACTATTCAACAATTAATTCGGAGTGAAAGATCCTCCATCCAGAAAAAAACAAAATCTCCAGCATTAAAAGAATGTCCTCAGCGTCGTGGTGTTTGTACTAGGGTATATACCACCACCCCTAAAAAACCTAACTCTGCTCTTAGAAAAGTAGCAAGGGTTCGTTTAACCTCTGGGTTTGAAGTTACCGCTTACATTCCTGGGATTGGTCACAACCTCCAAGAACACTCTGTAGTATTGATCAGAGGTGGAAGGGTAAAAGATTTACCTGGAGTAAGATACCACATCGTTAGAGGAACACTGGATGCTACTGGTGTAAAAGACAGAAAACAAGGACGCTCTAAATACGGAGCAAAACGTCCTAAAGCATAA
- a CDS encoding phosphate uptake regulator, PhoU (PFAM: PhoU domain~TIGRFAM: phosphate transport system regulatory protein PhoU~COGs: COG0704 Phosphate uptake regulator~InterPro IPR008170~KEGG: cyh:Cyan8802_3556 phosphate uptake regulator, PhoU~PFAM: PhoU family protein~SPTR: Phosphate uptake regulator, PhoU;~TIGRFAM: phosphate transport system regulatory protein PhoU) translates to MVSLQQQIALSEQIKVGDNIRLQKKTSQVAQDVLRMGALVEESCRYSHRALFDQDLEAAEKIVIQDQEIDKYYRQIELDCSNILTQQSPSPQNLRILSAFMQLVRDLERIGDYAQDLGEISQKLILYPPHPCMKEIATMSQQAQLMLAKSIVALTELDADAGEKIKFLDDTIDDAYDHLYARLAYQENVPGIVEPIVLLILVIRYLERMADHATNIAQRVSFIVNGYRN, encoded by the coding sequence GTGGTATCATTACAACAACAAATAGCATTATCAGAACAAATCAAAGTAGGAGATAACATCAGGCTACAAAAAAAAACTAGCCAAGTAGCCCAAGATGTCCTCAGAATGGGAGCATTAGTAGAAGAATCATGCCGCTACAGCCATCGAGCCTTATTTGATCAAGACCTAGAAGCTGCGGAAAAAATAGTCATTCAAGACCAAGAAATAGATAAATACTATCGGCAAATTGAGCTAGATTGTTCCAATATTCTCACCCAACAAAGCCCCTCTCCCCAAAATTTACGCATTCTCAGTGCTTTTATGCAGTTAGTCAGGGATTTAGAGCGCATCGGTGACTATGCCCAAGATTTAGGAGAAATATCCCAAAAACTAATTCTTTACCCCCCCCATCCTTGCATGAAAGAAATAGCCACCATGTCCCAACAAGCCCAACTCATGCTCGCCAAAAGTATCGTTGCCCTCACCGAATTAGATGCCGATGCAGGGGAAAAAATTAAATTTCTCGACGATACCATTGATGATGCTTACGATCACCTCTACGCCCGATTAGCCTATCAGGAAAATGTTCCGGGTATTGTTGAACCCATTGTTTTGCTAATCCTCGTCATACGCTACCTCGAAAGAATGGCAGACCATGCCACCAATATAGCTCAAAGGGTTTCCTTCATCGTTAATGGTTATCGTAATTAG
- a CDS encoding translation elongation factor 2 (EF-2/EF-G) (PFAM: Elongation factor Tu domain 2; Elongation factor G C-terminus; Elongation factor Tu GTP binding domain; Elongation factor G, domain IV~TIGRFAM: translation elongation factor EF-G; small GTP-binding protein domain~COGs: COG0480 Translation elongation factors (GTPase)~InterProIPR004540:IPR005225:IPR000795:IPR004161:IPR 005517:IPR000640~KEGG: cyh:Cyan8802_1562 translation elongation factor G~PFAM: protein synthesis factor GTP-binding; elongation factor Tu domain 2 protein; elongation factor G domain IV; elongation factor G domain-containing protein~SPTR: Translation elongation factor G;~TIGRFAM: translation elongation factor G; small GTP-binding protein) — protein MTRSIPLEKVRNIGIAAHIDAGKTTTTERILFYSGIVHKIGEVHDGNAVTDWMEQERERGITITAAAISTDWLGHHINIIDTPGHVDFTIEVERSMRVLDGVIAVFCSVGGVQPQSETVWRQANRYHVPRIAFVNKMDRTGANFFRVYEQVKERLQAPAVAIQIPIGSEDQFSGIVDLVRMKAKIYEDDLGQQIKEVDIPDEVAELAQEYRGYLIEAIAESNESLLEKYLAEEEITEAEIKQAIRQGTLKGTLMPMLCGSAFKNKGVQLLLDAVVDYLPAPNEVPAIKGILPDGEDGERHAGDEEPFSALAFKIASDPFGRLTFLRIYSGVLKKGSYVYNSTKNIKERISRLIILKSNDRIEVEELRAGDLGAAIGLKNTTTGDTLCDDSEPIILESLYVPEPVISVAVEPKTQQDMDKLSKALQSLSDEDPTFKVSINPETNQTVIAGMGELHLEILVDRMLREFKVGANVGQPQVAYRETIRKTVQTEGKFVRQSGGKGQYGHVVIEVEPGEEGSGFEFVSKITGGAIPKEYIPSVQQGIKEACESGIIAGYPLIDVKVTLIDGSYHDVDSSEMAFKIAGSIAIRDAVKKAQPVLLEPMMKVEVEVPDNYVGDIIGDLNSRRGIIEGMETESALAKVSAKVPLETMFGYATDIRSKTQGRGIFSMEFSKYAEVPENVAQGIITKNTGNV, from the coding sequence GTGACCCGTTCCATTCCCCTTGAAAAAGTGCGTAATATAGGTATTGCTGCCCATATTGATGCGGGAAAAACAACTACAACAGAAAGAATATTATTCTATTCCGGGATAGTTCACAAAATCGGGGAAGTTCATGATGGCAATGCCGTTACGGACTGGATGGAACAAGAACGGGAAAGAGGTATTACTATTACCGCAGCGGCGATCAGCACCGACTGGTTAGGGCATCATATCAATATTATTGATACCCCCGGTCACGTGGATTTTACCATCGAAGTAGAACGCTCTATGCGGGTACTAGATGGAGTAATTGCGGTGTTTTGCTCTGTGGGTGGGGTTCAGCCCCAGTCGGAGACGGTTTGGCGTCAGGCTAATCGTTATCATGTACCTCGTATTGCTTTTGTCAATAAGATGGATCGCACAGGAGCCAACTTTTTCCGTGTTTACGAACAGGTAAAGGAAAGACTCCAAGCCCCTGCGGTGGCGATTCAAATTCCCATCGGTAGTGAAGATCAATTTTCTGGCATCGTGGATTTGGTCAGAATGAAGGCTAAAATCTACGAGGATGATTTGGGTCAACAAATCAAGGAAGTTGATATTCCTGATGAGGTGGCAGAATTAGCACAGGAATATCGGGGTTACCTCATAGAGGCGATCGCCGAATCTAACGAATCCTTACTAGAAAAATATTTAGCCGAAGAGGAAATCACTGAAGCAGAAATAAAACAGGCTATTCGTCAAGGTACCCTCAAAGGTACTTTAATGCCTATGCTTTGTGGTTCCGCCTTCAAGAATAAAGGAGTTCAACTTTTACTAGATGCAGTGGTGGACTACCTTCCTGCCCCCAACGAAGTACCCGCCATCAAAGGTATTTTACCCGATGGAGAAGACGGAGAGCGTCATGCAGGGGATGAGGAACCCTTTTCTGCCCTTGCCTTTAAAATCGCTTCCGATCCTTTTGGTCGATTAACCTTCCTCAGAATATACTCTGGTGTCCTCAAAAAAGGTAGCTATGTTTACAACTCTACCAAGAACATCAAAGAACGTATCTCTCGGTTAATCATTCTCAAATCCAATGACAGGATCGAGGTAGAAGAATTGAGGGCAGGGGATTTAGGAGCGGCGATCGGCTTGAAAAATACCACCACAGGTGATACACTATGTGATGATAGTGAGCCGATTATTCTCGAATCTCTCTATGTACCTGAGCCTGTAATCTCAGTGGCGGTAGAACCTAAAACTCAGCAGGACATGGATAAATTATCCAAAGCCTTGCAATCCCTTTCTGATGAAGATCCCACCTTCAAAGTTAGTATTAACCCCGAAACTAACCAAACGGTAATCGCAGGAATGGGTGAGTTACATTTAGAAATTCTGGTGGATCGGATGTTACGGGAATTTAAGGTAGGTGCTAATGTGGGACAACCCCAAGTAGCTTACCGAGAAACGATCCGTAAAACCGTACAAACAGAGGGCAAATTTGTTCGTCAAAGCGGAGGTAAAGGGCAATACGGTCACGTGGTGATCGAGGTGGAACCCGGAGAAGAAGGAAGTGGCTTTGAATTTGTTTCCAAGATTACTGGGGGAGCAATTCCTAAAGAATATATTCCTTCTGTGCAACAGGGTATTAAAGAAGCCTGTGAATCTGGTATCATAGCTGGTTATCCTCTCATTGATGTAAAAGTCACTTTGATTGATGGTTCTTATCATGATGTGGATTCTTCCGAAATGGCGTTCAAAATTGCCGGGTCGATCGCAATTAGAGACGCAGTGAAGAAAGCTCAACCTGTTTTGTTAGAACCCATGATGAAAGTTGAGGTAGAAGTACCCGACAATTATGTCGGTGATATTATCGGGGATCTCAATTCTCGTCGAGGCATAATCGAAGGCATGGAAACCGAAAGCGCATTGGCGAAAGTCTCAGCTAAAGTTCCCCTAGAAACAATGTTCGGTTATGCTACAGATATTCGTTCTAAGACCCAAGGACGTGGTATATTTAGCATGGAATTCAGCAAATATGCTGAAGTTCCCGAAAATGTAGCTCAAGGTATAATTACCAAAAATACAGGAAACGTATAA
- a CDS encoding SSU ribosomal protein S10P (PFAM: Ribosomal protein S10p/S20e~TIGRFAM: ribosomal protein S10, bacterial/organelle~COGs: COG0051 Ribosomal protein S10~InterPro IPR005731:IPR001848:IPR018268~KEGG: syn:sll1101 30S ribosomal protein S10~PFAM: ribosomal protein S10~SPTR: 30S ribosomal protein S10;~TIGRFAM: ribosomal protein S10), translating to MATLQQQKIRIRLKAFDRRLLDTSCTKIVETANRTNAQPVGPIPLPTKRKIYCVLRSPHVDKDSREHFETRTHRRVIDIYQPSSKTIDALMKLDLPAGVDIEVKL from the coding sequence ATGGCAACTCTACAACAACAAAAAATTCGTATTCGCCTAAAAGCATTTGATCGCCGTTTACTCGATACCTCCTGTACCAAAATCGTTGAAACAGCAAATCGTACCAATGCTCAACCAGTAGGTCCTATCCCCCTCCCCACAAAACGTAAAATCTACTGTGTACTCAGATCTCCCCACGTTGACAAAGACTCCAGAGAACACTTTGAAACCCGTACCCATCGCAGAGTAATTGATATTTATCAACCTTCTTCTAAAACCATCGATGCTTTGATGAAACTAGATTTACCTGCTGGGGTTGATATTGAAGTTAAACTCTAA
- a CDS encoding translation elongation factor 1A (EF-1A/EF-Tu) (PFAM: Elongation factor Tu domain 2; Elongation factor Tu C-terminal domain; Elongation factor Tu GTP binding domain~TIGRFAM: small GTP-binding protein domain; translation elongation factor TU~COGs: COG0050 GTPase - translation elongation factors~InterProIPR004541:IPR005225:IPR000795:IPR004161:IPR 004160~KEGG: amr:AM1_1794 elongation factor Tu~PFAM: protein synthesis factor GTP-binding; elongation factor Tu domain 2 protein; elongation factor Tu domain-containing protein~SPTR: Elongation factor Tu;~TIGRFAM: translation elongation factor Tu; small GTP-binding protein): MAREKFERTKPHVNIGTIGHVDHGKTTLTAAITLTLSAAGQAKARKYDEIDAAPEEKARGITINTAHVEYETPGRHYAHVDCPGHADYVKNMITGAAQMDGAILVVSAADGPMPQTREHILLARQVGVPNLAVFLNKQDQVDDEELLELVELEVRELLSEYGFDGDNIPIISGSALKAVEQMTSNPTTQKGENEWTDKIWTLMDEVDSYIPTPERDVDKPFLMAVEDVFSITGRGTVATGRIERGRVKVGETVELVGIRDTRSTTVTGVEMFQKTLDEGMAGDNVGLLLRGVQKEDIERGMVLAKPSSITPHTKFEAEVYVLKKEEGGRHTPFFPGYRPQFYVRTTDVTGTISDFTADDGSAAEMVMPGDRIKMTVELINPIAIEQGMRFAIREGGRTIGAGAVAKILQ; the protein is encoded by the coding sequence ATGGCACGGGAAAAATTTGAAAGAACGAAACCTCACGTTAATATTGGTACTATCGGTCACGTTGACCACGGTAAAACTACTTTAACCGCAGCTATCACCTTAACTTTATCTGCGGCTGGTCAGGCTAAAGCTCGTAAATATGATGAAATCGATGCAGCCCCTGAAGAAAAAGCACGTGGTATCACTATCAACACCGCTCACGTAGAATACGAAACCCCCGGTCGTCACTACGCTCACGTAGACTGTCCCGGACACGCTGACTATGTTAAAAACATGATCACTGGTGCGGCTCAAATGGATGGAGCTATCTTAGTAGTATCTGCTGCTGATGGCCCTATGCCCCAAACCCGTGAACACATCCTCTTAGCTAGACAGGTTGGTGTACCTAACCTCGCTGTATTCTTAAACAAACAAGACCAAGTAGATGACGAAGAGTTATTAGAATTGGTTGAATTAGAAGTTCGTGAACTTTTAAGCGAATATGGTTTTGATGGTGACAATATTCCCATTATTTCCGGTTCTGCTCTAAAAGCTGTAGAACAAATGACCTCTAATCCTACTACTCAAAAAGGAGAAAATGAGTGGACCGATAAAATCTGGACTCTCATGGATGAAGTAGATAGCTACATCCCCACCCCTGAGCGTGACGTTGACAAGCCTTTCTTGATGGCTGTAGAAGACGTATTCTCCATCACTGGTCGTGGTACCGTTGCCACTGGTCGTATTGAGCGTGGAAGAGTAAAAGTTGGCGAAACCGTAGAATTAGTAGGTATTCGTGATACTCGTAGCACCACCGTAACTGGTGTAGAAATGTTCCAAAAAACCTTGGACGAAGGTATGGCTGGAGACAACGTAGGTTTACTACTTCGTGGTGTTCAAAAAGAAGACATCGAGCGTGGTATGGTATTGGCAAAGCCTTCCTCCATCACTCCTCACACCAAATTTGAGGCTGAAGTATATGTACTCAAAAAAGAAGAAGGTGGTCGTCACACTCCTTTCTTCCCTGGATACCGTCCTCAGTTCTACGTTCGTACTACTGACGTAACTGGAACCATCAGCGACTTCACCGCTGACGATGGTAGCGCTGCTGAAATGGTAATGCCTGGCGATCGCATCAAAATGACCGTTGAATTAATCAACCCCATTGCGATCGAGCAAGGAATGCGTTTTGCCATTCGTGAAGGTGGTCGTACCATCGGTGCTGGTGCTGTAGCCAAAATTTTACAGTAG